The sequence below is a genomic window from Gemmatimonas sp..
GCACTGCCCTCGCTCTCGTATTCCGCCGCCTGCTGCAGGAACGCATCGAGGTCGCCGTCGTCGGCACCGCCCGCCAGCTTGAAGAAGCTGCGCATCGCCAGCGTCGTGTCCTGCACGGCGAGCAGCGCCGCGCGGTCGCAGCTCAGTTCCGCCTTGCGGCTCCACTCCAGCAACGCGAGGTGGAAGGGCGCGAACGCTAGCCCGGCAAGGAACGGCAGCGCACTGAAGCCGACCATGCTGACGATGATCGCGATGGTGCGATACACCATGTGGCCGCTCGCGATGTGCCCCACTTCGTGCGCCAGCACGAAGCGCTGCTCGTCCTCCGTCAGCAGCTCCATCGTCTCGGTGTTGACCACGATGAACGGCCGCTCGAACCCGACCGCGGTGGCGTTGACGGTCGGCGACAGCGTCACGTAGAGATCCGGAATCTCCGACACGTCGAGTGCCGCGCACGCCTCGCGCAGCAGCGCGTGCAACCGCGCATGCTGCGTGGGCCCGGTGCGCACCGCATTCGCCAGGAAGAGATGCCGCAGGCCGCGCTCGCCGAAGAAGCCGGCCACCTTGCGCACCACGTCGTCGAACCCCGGGATCGCGCGCAGGGTGTGAAGCGCCGCGCGATCGGCCGGATGCTCCCAGGACGTCGATGCGATCTGGGGAAGCGGGGTCACAACCATGACGAACCTCGTCGCTCGGGGATGCTCGATGAACGGCCGCCAATGCCGGCAGGCCGCAGTGAAGACGGACGCGGAGCGCTCCGAGACTCGGGAGGGCAGGGAGCCATTCGCTGCGAACCGTCGCACCGGATGGACCCCCTACGCATGGAGGCGCGCCGCAGTGTCACCCGTCACGGCGACGGGGTCAGAGCCCGTGGAGCGCCTGCTCCAGGTCACCAAGCAGATCGGCAGCGTCCTCGACGCCCACCGATAGGCGAACCAGTCCCTCCGTAATGCCCAACTCCGCCCGCCGGTCCGCCTCCACCGATGCATGCGTCATGCTGGCCGGATGACTGATCAGACTTTCGACCCCGCCCAGGGACTCGGCGAGGCTGAACAGGCGCACCCGGTCGAGCATCGTCTTGACGCGCTCACGCGTGCCCAGCTCGATCGAGATCATGCCGCCGAAGCCGCTCATCTGCCGCGCCGCCAGCGCATGCTGCGGATGCGATTCCAGCCCCGCGTAGAGCACCCGCTCATGGCCGAGTCGCGTGGCCAGCCAGCCGGCGACCTCGCGGCCGTTCGCGTCGTGCGCC
It includes:
- a CDS encoding M48 family metallopeptidase; the protein is MVRKVAGFFGERGLRHLFLANAVRTGPTQHARLHALLREACAALDVSEIPDLYVTLSPTVNATAVGFERPFIVVNTETMELLTEDEQRFVLAHEVGHIASGHMVYRTIAIIVSMVGFSALPFLAGLAFAPFHLALLEWSRKAELSCDRAALLAVQDTTLAMRSFFKLAGGADDGDLDAFLQQAAEYESEGSA